From a region of the Mus caroli unplaced genomic scaffold, CAROLI_EIJ_v1.1 scaffold_10505_1, whole genome shotgun sequence genome:
- the LOC110288545 gene encoding olfactory receptor 8K3-like: MEKRNLTVVTEFILMGITDRPELQAPLFGLFLIIYLISLLGNMGMIILTMVDSRLQTPMYFFLRHLAITDLGYSTAVGPKMLENFVVNQNTISNHLCAIQLTFFLVFIICELFILSAMSYDRYVAICKPLLYTVIMSHRVCWVLVAVPYFYSVIISLLITIKIFALPFCDYRIISHFCDSLPLISLLCSNTQDIEIIILISAGFNLVSSLVVLLFSYLLILIAIFRMNSAEGRQKALSTCGSHLTVVIVFYGTLIFMYVQPKSSHSFDTDKVASIFYTLIIPMLNPLIYSLRNKDVKYALERLWKMLGNIFS; the protein is encoded by the coding sequence ATGGAGAAACGCAACCTCACAGTAGTGACTGAATTCATACTGATGGGCATCACTGACAGGCCTGAGCTTCAGGCCCCATTGTTCGGATTGTTTCTCATCATCTATCTGATCTCACTGTTGGGCAACATGGGCATGATCATCCTTACCATGGTGGACTCCCGATTGCaaacacccatgtacttctttctcaGACATCTGGCTATCACTGATCTTGGTTATTCTACAGCTGTGGGACCCAAAATGCTGGAAAATTTTGTTGTCAATCAGAATACAATCAGTAATCATCTTTGTGCAATACAGctaactttctttcttgtgttcATCATTTGTGAACTCTTTATTCTGTCTGCAAtgtcctatgaccgctatgtggccatctgtaagCCTCTACTCTATACTGTCATCATGTCCCATAGGGTATGCTGGGTCCTAGTGGCAGTTCCTTATTTCTATAGTGTCATTATTTCTCTTCTAATAACTATAAAAATTTTTGCTTTGCCTTTTTGTGATTACAGGATCATTAGTCATTTCTGTGATAGTCTCCCTTTAATATCATTGCTCTGTTCTAATACACAAGatattgaaattataatattGATTTCAGCAGGGTTTAATTTGGTTTCATCTCTAGTGGTACTCCTCTTTTCTTATCTACTCATTCTTATAGCCATTTTTAGAATGAATTCAGCTGAAGGCAGGCAGAAAGCTTTGTCTACTTGTGGGTCCCACTTGACAGTGGTCATTGTCTTCTATGGGACTttgatatttatgtatgtgcagcCCAAATCAAGTCACTCGTTTGACACTGATAAGGTGGCTTCCATCTTTTATACTCTGATTATCCCCATGTTGAATCCCTTGATCTATAGTCTAAGGAACAAAGATGTAAAATATGCCCTAGAACGGTTGTGGAAAATGTTAggcaatattttttcttaa